A window of Amycolatopsis australiensis contains these coding sequences:
- a CDS encoding peptide-N4-asparagine amidase, translating into MRIFTLVVSLVLAWLLSGAVAAADPVLEHDTDDPVTAAPAVTRPDTPHCSVTLADAFRSNAPDGTPRFYEGTLAPPEACPGPWAKVVMDQTVTVGGRQYDRIGDLRIGGTEVWWGTTEEPSGEGTRPITYHFDKDLTPYTALLRTPQPFHGGIENYNSPVYTGVYTQTVTLTYYQADRRHPAPETAGHVAGFGHADATPAAPTVHFTAKDLPRNITRAYLEVTLEGHACDEQWFDDVPDEVSAKYPAAGLCGKGPYREANFAIDGTPAGSAFTFPHIYSGGIVPQLWRPVVAIGTFSLQAETYDVTPFAGRLVDGGAHDISFSFPDIGGEFTVVPTLLLHTDENAARTSGALTQDDVAAAPARQTTVKDIEGGVNVTVTAKRDDVTAGYVDTSAGRVFTRVERTRDYRNSDDVIGGGFTQHVVQGDAGQQTSVSTVEGRVRTAARHTWSYPLTTDATANITDDQNLRISGAVEMTRILGDLTGDGRNWRPARASREWLTSSGVLARTNGINTEADGSSRTSFAGPDDLGRPYFHYVATEHGRITENREFPPRR; encoded by the coding sequence GTGCGGATCTTCACGCTCGTCGTGTCGCTGGTGCTGGCGTGGCTGCTCTCCGGGGCGGTGGCCGCGGCCGATCCCGTGCTCGAACACGACACCGACGACCCGGTGACCGCCGCGCCGGCGGTGACCCGGCCGGACACCCCGCACTGCAGCGTCACGCTGGCCGACGCCTTCCGCTCGAACGCGCCCGACGGCACACCGCGGTTCTACGAGGGCACGCTGGCGCCGCCGGAGGCCTGCCCGGGCCCGTGGGCGAAGGTCGTCATGGACCAGACCGTGACGGTGGGCGGCCGCCAGTACGACCGGATCGGCGACCTGCGCATCGGCGGCACCGAGGTCTGGTGGGGCACCACCGAGGAGCCCAGCGGCGAGGGCACGCGCCCGATCACCTACCACTTCGACAAGGACCTCACCCCCTACACCGCGTTGCTGCGCACGCCGCAGCCGTTCCACGGCGGCATCGAGAACTACAACTCGCCGGTCTACACCGGCGTCTACACCCAGACCGTGACGCTGACCTACTACCAGGCCGACCGGCGGCACCCGGCGCCCGAAACCGCCGGCCACGTCGCCGGCTTCGGGCACGCCGACGCGACCCCGGCGGCGCCCACGGTGCACTTCACCGCGAAAGACCTGCCGCGCAACATCACCCGCGCCTACCTCGAGGTCACCCTCGAAGGCCACGCCTGCGACGAGCAGTGGTTCGACGACGTGCCCGACGAGGTCTCGGCGAAGTACCCGGCGGCCGGGCTGTGCGGCAAGGGCCCTTACCGCGAAGCGAACTTCGCCATCGACGGGACACCCGCGGGCAGCGCGTTCACCTTCCCGCACATCTACTCCGGCGGGATCGTGCCGCAGCTGTGGCGGCCGGTCGTCGCGATCGGCACGTTCAGCCTGCAGGCCGAAACCTACGACGTCACGCCGTTCGCGGGCCGGCTCGTGGACGGCGGCGCGCACGACATTTCCTTCTCCTTCCCGGACATCGGCGGCGAGTTCACCGTCGTGCCGACCCTGCTGCTGCACACCGACGAAAACGCGGCCCGCACGTCCGGCGCCCTGACCCAGGACGACGTCGCCGCGGCGCCGGCGCGGCAGACGACGGTGAAGGACATCGAGGGCGGCGTGAACGTCACTGTCACGGCGAAGCGCGACGACGTCACGGCAGGCTACGTCGACACGTCGGCCGGCCGCGTCTTCACGCGCGTCGAGCGGACCCGCGACTACCGCAACAGCGACGACGTCATCGGCGGCGGCTTCACCCAGCACGTGGTCCAAGGCGACGCGGGACAGCAGACATCGGTGTCCACTGTGGAGGGAAGGGTCCGGACGGCCGCCCGGCACACGTGGTCCTACCCGCTGACGACCGACGCCACCGCGAACATCACCGACGACCAGAACCTGCGCATCTCGGGCGCGGTGGAGATGACGCGGATCCTCGGCGACCTGACCGGCGACGGCCGGAACTGGCGCCCGGCCCGCGCGTCGCGGGAGTGGCTGACGTCGTCGGGCGTGCTGGCCCGGACGAACGGGATCAACACGGAAGCCGACGGCAGCTCGCGCACGTCGTTCGCCGGCCCGGACGACCTGGGCCGGCCGTACTTCCACTACGTCGCGACCGAGCACGGGCGGATCACGGAGAACCGGGAGTTCCCGCCGCGGAGGTGA
- a CDS encoding LacI family DNA-binding transcriptional regulator: MVGIKDVAKRAGVSIGTVSNVVNRPHVVAAATRNRVLSVIEELGYVRDESARQLRAGRSRIMGLLVLDLGNPFFVDVARGAEQAAHAEGLNIITCNSGQRSDLEASYLAMFAEQRVRGVLLSPVSTSGEALRAFRRSGTPYVFVDRKAPTSEASSVAVDDVAGGALAARHLLETGHRHIAFVNGPAILAQCRDREQGLRTALAGSAVELTVLEAIGLDVASGRDAGARLLGTIPRPTAVFCANDLLALGVLQAMVGAGVRVPDEMAIVGYDDIEFAGAAAVPLTSVRQPAQRLGRTAAELLLAETGDTAAERQAVVFTPELVVRESTRVRR; this comes from the coding sequence GTGGTCGGCATCAAGGACGTCGCGAAGCGGGCGGGCGTCTCGATCGGCACGGTGTCCAATGTGGTCAACCGGCCGCACGTCGTCGCGGCGGCCACCCGGAACCGGGTGCTGTCGGTGATCGAAGAGCTCGGCTACGTCCGCGACGAGTCGGCGCGGCAGCTGCGGGCCGGCCGCAGCCGGATCATGGGCCTGCTGGTGCTCGACCTCGGCAACCCGTTCTTCGTCGACGTCGCCCGCGGCGCCGAGCAGGCCGCGCACGCCGAGGGCCTCAACATCATCACCTGCAACAGCGGGCAGCGCTCCGACCTCGAGGCCTCCTACCTGGCGATGTTCGCCGAACAGCGGGTCCGCGGCGTGCTGCTGAGCCCGGTGTCGACGTCCGGCGAGGCCCTGCGCGCCTTCCGCCGCAGCGGGACGCCGTACGTCTTCGTCGACCGCAAGGCACCCACGTCCGAGGCGAGCTCGGTCGCGGTGGACGACGTCGCGGGCGGCGCCCTCGCGGCCCGGCACCTCCTCGAAACCGGCCACCGGCACATCGCGTTCGTCAACGGCCCGGCGATCCTCGCCCAGTGCCGCGACCGCGAACAGGGCCTGCGCACGGCACTGGCAGGCTCGGCGGTGGAGCTGACGGTGCTGGAGGCGATCGGCCTCGACGTCGCCTCCGGCCGCGACGCCGGCGCGCGCCTGCTCGGCACGATCCCCCGCCCGACGGCGGTGTTCTGTGCGAACGACCTCCTGGCCCTGGGGGTGCTGCAGGCCATGGTCGGCGCGGGCGTGCGCGTCCCGGACGAGATGGCGATCGTCGGGTACGACGACATCGAGTTCGCCGGCGCCGCGGCGGTCCCGCTGACCTCGGTGCGCCAGCCGGCCCAGCGCCTCGGCCGCACGGCGGCGGAGCTGCTGCTGGCCGAAACCGGCGACACGGCGGCCGAGCGCCAGGCCGTGGTCTTCACCCCGGAGCTGGTCGTCCGCGAGTCGACCCGCGTCCGCCGCTAA
- a CDS encoding MFS transporter, giving the protein MGAVGVTNRWVRLQAVAVSGSSAEGLMLAALPLLAVSVTTDPREVSLVDVAGQAPWLLLSLFAGVLIDRVRRTAVLAWAYAVQAAAAVALAVLASAGLLSLPALLVVAFVVTSAQVLGDGASGALVPELVEPARLAHANARLQVIDRGVVQFVVPPLTGFLVAVSAGAPAWLAAVFALLALVLVRRIRSESVVAARTHPLRDLSAGLRHLVRTPLLRSITANVALGSFAASAGNSMFVLYATQVLHVGSVGYGLLLACLAFGWIASSFVVQKVVDRIGYSWSMRIGQSFGVVAQLLIAVLPPWPPVIAVVLVSLTATVLLWNVCSQSSRQRFTPAPLLGRVLTSHRALAWGLTPLGALTGGLVAAHWGLRAVWVVAAAVQAVSAVLVWRTLSPAAFRRAELATAEAQQV; this is encoded by the coding sequence ATGGGGGCTGTGGGCGTGACGAACAGGTGGGTGCGGCTGCAGGCCGTGGCGGTGTCCGGTTCGTCGGCGGAAGGCCTGATGCTCGCGGCGCTGCCGCTGCTGGCCGTCTCCGTCACCACCGATCCGCGCGAGGTCTCACTGGTCGATGTGGCGGGCCAGGCGCCGTGGCTGCTGCTGTCGCTCTTCGCCGGGGTGCTCATCGACCGCGTGCGGCGGACCGCCGTGCTCGCCTGGGCCTACGCCGTGCAGGCCGCGGCCGCCGTCGCGCTCGCCGTCCTCGCCTCCGCCGGGCTGCTCAGCCTGCCCGCGCTGCTCGTGGTCGCGTTCGTCGTCACCTCGGCGCAGGTGCTCGGCGACGGTGCCAGCGGCGCGCTCGTCCCCGAACTCGTCGAGCCGGCCCGGCTGGCGCACGCCAACGCGCGGCTGCAGGTCATCGACCGCGGTGTCGTGCAGTTCGTGGTGCCGCCGCTGACCGGCTTCCTGGTCGCGGTCAGCGCCGGGGCGCCCGCGTGGCTCGCCGCGGTGTTCGCGCTCCTCGCGCTGGTGCTGGTGCGGCGGATCCGGTCGGAGTCGGTCGTCGCCGCGCGGACCCACCCGCTGCGGGACCTCTCCGCCGGCCTCCGGCACCTGGTCCGGACCCCGCTGCTGCGCTCGATCACGGCCAACGTCGCGCTCGGCTCGTTCGCGGCGAGCGCGGGCAACTCGATGTTCGTCCTCTACGCGACCCAGGTGCTGCACGTCGGCTCGGTCGGCTACGGCCTGCTGCTCGCCTGTCTCGCCTTCGGCTGGATCGCCTCGTCGTTCGTCGTGCAGAAGGTCGTGGACCGCATCGGCTACTCGTGGTCGATGCGGATCGGGCAGAGCTTCGGCGTGGTGGCGCAGCTGCTGATCGCCGTCCTGCCGCCGTGGCCGCCGGTGATCGCGGTCGTGCTGGTTTCGCTGACCGCGACCGTGCTGCTGTGGAACGTCTGCTCGCAGTCGAGCCGCCAGCGCTTCACCCCGGCGCCGCTGCTCGGCCGGGTGCTGACCAGCCACCGGGCGCTCGCCTGGGGCCTGACCCCGCTGGGCGCGCTGACCGGCGGACTGGTCGCGGCGCACTGGGGGCTGCGCGCGGTGTGGGTGGTGGCCGCGGCGGTCCAGGCGGTGAGCGCGGTGCTCGTGTGGCGGACCCTCTCCCCCGCGGCCTTCCGCCGCGCCGAGCTGGCAACGGCGGAAGCCCAGCAGGTCTGA
- a CDS encoding ROK family protein → MSGERILGIDFGGTKVALGLAGRDGNLLATRRLDTDAQAGAEQVVVRALAGARALLADAGVTPTAIGVVSPGIVLPDRILLAPNVPGWEELHLAELVAAEFPDVPISVGTDAKAAALAEWRWGALDGADPAVFLSLGTGIAAAVLIGGRLLTGANGAAGEIGYNLRSPQDTEGFASGAAPLEEAVGGRGLGGRASELLGRPVTAGELFALAKENVEAKELVTAALDELSMHVANLAIALDPQRIAVGGGLVRSADVLLPALADRLAHAVPFPPELVSARFDQDAALLGAVALALGG, encoded by the coding sequence GTGAGCGGGGAACGGATTCTCGGGATCGACTTCGGCGGCACGAAGGTGGCGCTGGGGCTCGCCGGCCGCGACGGGAACCTGCTGGCCACGCGCCGGCTGGACACCGACGCGCAGGCGGGGGCCGAGCAGGTGGTGGTGCGGGCGCTGGCCGGGGCGCGGGCGCTCCTGGCCGACGCCGGCGTCACCCCCACCGCGATCGGCGTCGTCAGCCCGGGGATCGTGCTGCCGGACCGGATCCTCCTCGCGCCGAACGTGCCGGGCTGGGAGGAGCTGCACCTGGCGGAGCTGGTCGCCGCCGAGTTCCCGGACGTGCCGATCTCCGTGGGCACGGACGCGAAGGCGGCGGCGCTGGCGGAATGGCGGTGGGGCGCGCTGGACGGGGCCGACCCGGCGGTGTTCCTGTCGCTGGGCACCGGCATCGCGGCGGCGGTGCTGATCGGCGGCCGGTTGCTGACCGGCGCCAACGGAGCTGCGGGCGAGATCGGGTACAACCTGCGCTCGCCGCAGGACACCGAGGGTTTCGCGAGCGGAGCGGCGCCGCTCGAGGAAGCCGTCGGTGGGCGTGGGCTGGGCGGCCGGGCGAGCGAACTGCTCGGCCGCCCGGTCACCGCCGGCGAGCTGTTCGCCCTGGCCAAGGAGAACGTCGAGGCCAAGGAGCTGGTGACGGCGGCACTGGACGAGCTGTCGATGCACGTGGCCAACCTGGCGATCGCGCTGGACCCGCAGCGCATCGCCGTGGGCGGCGGCCTGGTGCGTTCGGCCGACGTGCTGCTGCCGGCGCTGGCGGACCGGCTGGCCCACGCGGTCCCGTTCCCGCCGGAGCTGGTGTCGGCCCGCTTCGACCAGGACGCGGCGCTGCTGGGTGCGGTGGCGCTGGCGCTGGGCGGTTAG
- a CDS encoding glycosyl hydrolase 2 galactose-binding domain-containing protein yields MSRKLALLAALLLVPGVVGVAGPAAAQDVRAETASPHGLSTIGQSGWQVLTTANVKDGGDKVSTPGYATGGWLRVKPDDAGAPGTEITALLQNGKCPDVFVSDRMRQCFGYVDKLGPVVTKPFSDPWWYRTDFTPDIRPGQYAKLTIPGIVGEGDVWVNGKLVATRDVVSGAFAGHTFDVSDLVKPGRNTLAIKVYPNDPTKMYTLDQVDWSQIPPDNNTGIQFAPTLQVSDALTGENAHVVQDNAPDLSSSSLTVKVDVTNNAASRQTGDVAATITPPAGAPIVVQQRVTIPAGTKRTVTFAPVKIAHPQLWWPYSMGGQPLYTLTTAVSQHGVLSTSSKSTFGIRTVTSRLVGKSAALPAGARQFTINGRDFVFRGGGFAPDLFLRYDSADTAHQLALIKNLGLSGVRLEGHDMPQDFYEQADRAGLLVIGGFLCCDAWQPDTAGQLGERDLRIIHDSSVSIAQRERNHPSVFNYGWSDNEPFPNQEHAVLSAFAQEDFQVPVIASAEYKSTPTLGNSGEKEGPYDWVPPSYWYDRSHFDASDDSRTNAGGAWGFASEQSAGHTVPTLDSIKRFLSPAEQAKLWQDPAYNQYHANFEPGHGGYAFGTLYTLDQSIQQRYGKWNSLESYVDLANIANYENTRSQFEAFLDHSTDRANPSTGVVYWQLNKGWPTLLWSLYNDDGDQPGAYFGAQKANKPLHAIYGYDDGTVTLDNLGAATQSGLSVQARVIDTAGNVLDDRTASGISLGSQGVKTGVLKPKVPAETKAPAPAQVYFVELQVKQDGKVVDRNVYWLSTQKDVVDWAKTLGNPQATLSQYANLQALQNLPKSQVGAVATTKPGPGGTLVTTVTVTNTAKTPGAAFFLRADVRRGTPDGREAPGDNQLANATWDDNDITLWPGQSQTLTATYRPSDLRGASPVVSVDGFTTGRIVVRGTGGYSE; encoded by the coding sequence ATGAGCCGGAAACTCGCGTTGCTCGCGGCACTGCTGCTGGTGCCCGGGGTCGTCGGCGTGGCCGGACCCGCCGCCGCGCAGGACGTCCGGGCCGAAACGGCGAGCCCGCACGGCCTCAGCACGATCGGCCAGTCCGGGTGGCAGGTCCTTACCACCGCGAACGTCAAGGACGGCGGTGACAAGGTCTCGACGCCGGGTTACGCCACCGGCGGCTGGCTGCGCGTCAAGCCGGACGACGCCGGCGCGCCCGGCACCGAGATCACCGCGCTGCTGCAGAACGGCAAGTGCCCGGACGTGTTCGTCTCCGACCGGATGCGCCAGTGCTTCGGCTACGTCGACAAGCTCGGCCCGGTCGTCACCAAGCCGTTCTCGGACCCGTGGTGGTACCGCACCGACTTCACCCCCGACATCCGGCCCGGCCAGTACGCGAAGCTGACCATCCCGGGCATCGTCGGCGAAGGCGATGTCTGGGTGAACGGCAAGCTCGTCGCCACCCGCGACGTCGTCAGCGGTGCCTTCGCCGGGCACACCTTCGACGTCAGCGACCTCGTGAAGCCGGGCCGCAACACGCTCGCCATCAAGGTGTACCCGAACGACCCGACGAAGATGTACACGCTCGACCAGGTCGACTGGAGCCAGATCCCGCCGGACAACAACACCGGCATCCAGTTCGCCCCGACGCTGCAGGTCTCGGACGCGCTGACCGGCGAGAACGCGCATGTCGTGCAGGACAACGCGCCCGACCTGTCCAGCTCTTCGCTCACGGTGAAGGTCGACGTCACCAACAACGCGGCCAGCCGGCAGACCGGCGACGTCGCCGCGACGATCACCCCGCCTGCCGGGGCGCCGATCGTCGTGCAGCAGCGCGTGACGATCCCGGCCGGCACCAAGCGGACGGTGACCTTCGCGCCGGTGAAGATCGCGCACCCGCAGCTGTGGTGGCCGTACTCGATGGGCGGCCAGCCGCTGTACACGCTGACCACCGCGGTCTCGCAGCACGGCGTGCTGTCGACGTCGTCGAAGAGCACCTTCGGCATCCGCACGGTGACCTCGCGCCTGGTCGGGAAGTCGGCGGCGCTGCCGGCGGGCGCCCGGCAGTTCACGATCAACGGCCGGGACTTCGTGTTCCGCGGCGGCGGCTTCGCGCCGGACCTGTTCCTGCGCTACGACTCCGCCGACACCGCCCACCAGCTCGCGCTGATCAAGAACCTGGGCCTGTCCGGCGTCCGGCTCGAAGGTCACGACATGCCGCAGGACTTCTACGAGCAGGCCGACCGCGCCGGCCTGCTGGTGATCGGCGGGTTCCTGTGCTGCGACGCCTGGCAGCCGGACACCGCCGGGCAGCTGGGCGAGCGGGACCTGCGGATCATCCACGACTCGTCGGTGAGCATCGCGCAGCGCGAACGCAACCACCCCAGCGTGTTCAACTACGGCTGGAGCGACAACGAGCCGTTCCCGAACCAGGAGCACGCCGTGCTCTCCGCGTTCGCGCAGGAGGACTTCCAGGTCCCGGTGATCGCCTCGGCGGAGTACAAGAGCACGCCCACGCTGGGCAACTCGGGGGAGAAGGAAGGCCCGTACGACTGGGTGCCGCCGTCGTACTGGTACGACCGCTCGCACTTCGACGCCTCCGACGACAGCCGGACCAACGCGGGCGGCGCGTGGGGCTTCGCGAGCGAGCAGAGCGCCGGGCACACCGTGCCGACGCTCGACTCGATCAAGCGGTTCCTGTCCCCGGCCGAGCAGGCGAAGCTGTGGCAGGACCCGGCGTACAACCAGTACCACGCGAACTTCGAGCCAGGGCACGGCGGCTACGCGTTCGGCACGCTGTACACGCTCGACCAGTCCATCCAGCAGCGGTACGGGAAGTGGAACTCGCTGGAGTCCTATGTGGACCTCGCGAACATCGCGAACTACGAGAACACCCGCTCGCAGTTCGAGGCGTTCCTCGACCACTCGACGGACCGGGCCAACCCGTCGACCGGCGTCGTCTACTGGCAGCTCAACAAGGGCTGGCCGACGCTGCTGTGGTCGCTCTACAACGACGACGGCGACCAGCCGGGCGCCTATTTCGGCGCGCAGAAGGCGAACAAGCCGCTGCACGCGATCTACGGCTACGACGACGGCACGGTCACGCTGGACAACCTCGGCGCGGCGACGCAGTCCGGGCTCTCGGTGCAGGCCCGCGTCATCGACACCGCGGGCAACGTCCTGGACGACCGGACGGCGTCCGGCATCAGCCTGGGCAGCCAGGGCGTCAAGACCGGCGTCCTGAAGCCGAAGGTGCCCGCCGAGACGAAGGCGCCGGCGCCCGCGCAGGTCTACTTCGTCGAGCTGCAGGTGAAGCAGGACGGGAAGGTCGTCGACCGGAACGTCTACTGGCTCTCCACGCAGAAGGACGTCGTCGACTGGGCCAAGACGCTCGGCAACCCGCAGGCGACGCTCTCGCAGTACGCCAACCTGCAGGCGCTGCAGAACCTGCCGAAGTCGCAGGTCGGCGCGGTCGCCACGACGAAGCCGGGACCCGGCGGCACGCTCGTCACCACGGTGACGGTCACGAACACCGCGAAGACGCCGGGCGCGGCGTTCTTCCTCCGGGCCGACGTGCGGCGCGGCACGCCGGACGGGCGGGAAGCGCCGGGCGACAACCAGCTCGCGAACGCGACCTGGGACGACAACGACATCACGCTGTGGCCGGGCCAGTCGCAGACGCTCACCGCCACCTACCGGCCGTCCGATCTGCGGGGCGCGTCGCCGGTGGTCAGCGTCGACGGGTTCACCACGGGACGGATCGTGGTGCGGGGGACCGGAGGGTATTCGGAGTGA
- a CDS encoding APC family permease: MSSPTRSGDPGAAVPAQPALERKIGPLQATAINMTQMCGIGPFVTIPAMVATMGGPQAMFGWIIGAIVALADGLIWAELGAAMPGAGGTYLYLREAFQYRTGRLMPFLFVWSAVLFIPLIMSTGIIGLVQYLGYLIPGVTDDAGTTPLGKIIGVGITLVIILALFRKIGQISKLTTVLFVVMLAAVLATIVAAFSHFSATQAFAFTPGAFSSAGDGTFWGGLGAGLIIAIYDYLGYNTTAYLGGEVRSPGRTLPRSIIFSILGIMGLYFLLQVGVLGSIPLEQLKEAKSVASSVLEQVWGTGAAKAITVLIVIAAIGSVFAGLLGGSRVPFEAARDKVFLPMFGNLHPKLHLPTAGVLTMGAITILGSLFTLTTVINAAVATLVIIQSLAQVAAIVVLRRRQPGLKRPYRQRFYPVPTLIALVGWVYIYFSADWLSKALSVGWIILGVVAYLLYASAERTWPFGPKEIKEAFTEGTAA, from the coding sequence GTGAGTTCACCCACTCGTTCAGGGGACCCCGGAGCCGCGGTTCCCGCGCAACCGGCCCTTGAACGCAAGATCGGCCCGCTGCAGGCCACCGCGATCAACATGACCCAGATGTGCGGTATCGGCCCGTTCGTCACGATTCCCGCGATGGTCGCCACCATGGGTGGCCCGCAGGCGATGTTCGGCTGGATCATCGGGGCGATCGTCGCGCTGGCCGACGGGCTCATCTGGGCCGAGCTCGGTGCCGCCATGCCGGGCGCCGGCGGCACCTACCTCTACCTGCGCGAGGCGTTCCAGTACCGCACCGGGCGGCTGATGCCGTTCCTGTTCGTGTGGAGCGCGGTGCTCTTCATCCCGCTGATCATGTCCACCGGCATCATCGGCCTCGTCCAGTACCTCGGCTACCTGATCCCCGGCGTCACCGACGACGCGGGCACGACACCGCTGGGCAAGATCATCGGTGTCGGCATCACGCTCGTGATCATCCTCGCGCTGTTCCGGAAGATCGGCCAGATCTCCAAGCTCACCACGGTCCTGTTCGTGGTCATGCTGGCCGCCGTGCTCGCGACGATCGTCGCGGCGTTCTCGCACTTCAGCGCCACGCAGGCGTTCGCCTTCACCCCCGGTGCGTTCAGCTCCGCCGGCGACGGCACGTTCTGGGGCGGCCTCGGCGCCGGCCTGATCATCGCCATCTACGACTACCTGGGCTACAACACGACGGCCTACCTCGGCGGCGAGGTCCGCAGCCCGGGCCGGACGCTGCCGCGGTCGATCATCTTCTCCATCCTCGGCATCATGGGCCTGTACTTCCTGCTGCAGGTCGGCGTGCTCGGCTCGATCCCGCTGGAGCAGCTGAAGGAAGCGAAGTCGGTTGCTTCGTCGGTGCTCGAGCAGGTGTGGGGCACCGGCGCCGCCAAGGCGATCACCGTCCTCATCGTCATCGCCGCGATCGGCTCGGTGTTCGCCGGCCTGCTCGGCGGCTCGCGCGTGCCGTTCGAAGCCGCGCGCGACAAGGTGTTCCTGCCGATGTTCGGCAACCTGCACCCGAAGCTGCACCTGCCCACCGCGGGCGTGCTCACCATGGGCGCCATCACGATCCTCGGCTCGCTGTTCACCCTCACCACGGTGATCAACGCGGCCGTCGCGACGCTGGTCATCATCCAGTCGCTGGCGCAGGTCGCCGCGATCGTGGTGCTGCGCCGCCGCCAGCCCGGCCTCAAGCGGCCGTACCGGCAGCGGTTCTACCCGGTCCCGACGCTCATCGCGCTCGTCGGCTGGGTCTACATCTACTTCTCGGCCGACTGGCTTTCGAAGGCGCTCTCGGTGGGCTGGATCATCCTCGGCGTCGTGGCGTACCTGCTCTACGCCAGCGCCGAGCGCACGTGGCCGTTCGGGCCCAAGGAGATCAAGGAAGCCTTCACCGAAGGGACGGCGGCATGA
- a CDS encoding ROK family transcriptional regulator, producing MRALNQRLVLDRLRAHGEATRPQIAAGTGLSKPTVGQALLDLEQHGLVRTTGRSLAGAGRAAVVYRAAPDAGHVVGVDIGRRAIRIAVADLDGSIVARLDEPNRCRSASALVRTVSESVGRAVASAGLAAHDVVATVVGTPGVPDPATGTVHRAPNLPGWERRGLLHELVAALAGSGADVVVENDANLCAVGEHALGAALGVDVVVCLTVGTGIGMGLLVNGRLFRGAHGAAGEIADLPYGPLPAAAPARRPGPMETAAAGQAVVAAAHALGLAKARTAKDVFRLARAGDDRALRVVAEEAEKLAYVASAVTAVLDPQLIVLAGGIGGNADLLVPPMRRALAATVPSVPEIVAGQLGEDAVLAGAIATALETARDLVFDRRGLPRAAGEG from the coding sequence ATGCGGGCGCTCAACCAGCGTCTGGTGCTCGACCGGTTGCGCGCACACGGCGAGGCCACGCGGCCGCAGATCGCGGCGGGCACGGGGTTGTCGAAGCCCACGGTGGGCCAGGCGCTCCTCGACCTCGAGCAGCATGGATTGGTCCGGACCACGGGCCGCAGCCTGGCCGGGGCCGGGCGTGCCGCGGTGGTCTACCGCGCGGCGCCGGACGCGGGACACGTCGTGGGCGTCGACATCGGACGGCGCGCCATCCGGATCGCCGTCGCCGACCTGGACGGCAGCATCGTCGCGCGGCTCGACGAGCCCAACCGGTGCCGCTCCGCGAGCGCACTGGTGCGCACGGTAAGCGAATCCGTCGGCCGCGCGGTGGCTTCGGCGGGCTTGGCCGCGCACGACGTCGTCGCGACGGTGGTGGGCACACCGGGCGTGCCGGACCCGGCGACCGGCACGGTCCACCGCGCGCCGAACCTGCCCGGCTGGGAGCGCCGCGGGCTGCTGCACGAGCTCGTCGCGGCGCTGGCCGGGTCGGGCGCGGACGTGGTGGTGGAGAACGACGCGAACCTGTGCGCGGTGGGCGAGCACGCGCTCGGGGCGGCGCTGGGCGTGGACGTCGTGGTGTGCCTGACGGTCGGGACGGGGATCGGGATGGGCCTGCTGGTGAACGGCCGCCTGTTCCGCGGCGCCCACGGCGCGGCGGGCGAGATCGCGGACCTGCCGTACGGCCCCCTCCCGGCGGCGGCACCGGCACGCCGGCCGGGCCCGATGGAGACGGCGGCGGCGGGCCAGGCGGTGGTGGCGGCCGCCCACGCACTGGGGCTGGCGAAGGCGCGTACGGCAAAGGACGTCTTCCGGCTGGCCCGCGCGGGCGACGACCGGGCGCTGCGGGTGGTGGCGGAGGAAGCGGAGAAGCTGGCGTACGTGGCGTCGGCGGTGACGGCGGTCCTGGACCCGCAGCTGATCGTGTTGGCGGGCGGGATCGGCGGCAACGCGGACCTGCTGGTCCCCCCGATGCGGCGGGCCCTGGCGGCGACGGTGCCATCGGTGCCGGAGATCGTGGCGGGTCAGCTGGGCGAGGACGCGGTACTGGCGGGCGCCATCGCGACGGCGTTGGAGACGGCGCGGGACCTGGTGTTCGACCGCCGGGGCCTCCCGCGAGCGGCGGGAGAGGGGTAG
- a CDS encoding snapalysin family zinc-dependent metalloprotease: MSKKFALAGAVALALTMTPLAAGTASAATEQQAAVTTVYYSTANAPTFRSVINAGAANWNNSVTNVRLVERNSGASLRYTEGNDPRGSYASTNGHGSGTIFIDYTQARQYNPTRIAAHETGHALGLPDHYSGPCSELMSGGGPGPSCTNAFPNATERARVNSLWANGLVATDQRRVHETIYGF; this comes from the coding sequence ATGTCGAAAAAGTTCGCCCTGGCCGGCGCCGTCGCGCTCGCCCTGACCATGACCCCGCTCGCCGCCGGGACCGCGTCGGCCGCCACCGAGCAGCAAGCCGCGGTCACCACGGTCTACTACAGCACCGCGAACGCGCCGACGTTCCGCTCGGTGATCAACGCCGGCGCCGCCAACTGGAACAACAGCGTCACCAACGTCCGGCTGGTCGAGCGCAACTCCGGCGCCAGCCTGCGCTACACCGAGGGCAACGACCCCCGCGGCTCCTACGCTTCGACCAACGGGCACGGCAGCGGCACCATCTTCATCGACTACACCCAGGCCCGCCAGTACAACCCGACCCGCATCGCGGCCCACGAGACCGGCCACGCCCTCGGGCTGCCCGACCACTACTCGGGCCCGTGCTCGGAGCTGATGTCGGGCGGCGGCCCCGGCCCGTCGTGCACCAACGCCTTCCCGAACGCGACCGAGCGCGCCCGGGTGAACTCGCTGTGGGCCAACGGCCTCGTGGCGACGGACCAGCGGCGGGTCCACGAAACGATCTACGGCTTCTGA